A segment of the Thermus thermamylovorans genome:
GAGGTCTACGGGCGCAGCGAATCCGCCCGGCCGAGCCGCTTCCTGGAAGAGGTGGAGGAGGGCCTCTACCAGGAGTACGACCCCTACCGGGAAAGGCCCCCAAGGCCCGCTCCCCCCACCCACAAGCCCAAGCCCGGGGCCTATAGGGGGGGGGAGAAGGTGGTCCACCCCCGCTTCGGCCCGGGCACGGTGGTGGCGGCCAGCGGGGACGAGGTCACGGTGCACTTCGAGGGGGTGGGCCTGAAGCGCCTCTCCCTCCGGTACGCGGACCTCCGCCCCGCCTGAGGTGGCCCATGCGGCCGGAGTACCACAAAACCCGCCCCTTGGTCCTCCTCCACCGCGGGCCCTCCCCCTTCTTCGACCGCCTGGTGGCGGAGGTGGTCGGCCTGCGGCTTCCCCTCTTCCCCTACCCCGTGGAGGCGGAGGATCCCTGGAAGGCCCTGCCCTGTCTGGCCCCCCTGGGCCTGGCGGGGATGGTCCTGGCCGAGGCCCTACCTCCCCCGGAGGCGGTGCGCCTGGAACCCGAGGCCCAGGCGGCGGGCCTGGTGGACCTCCTGGTTCCCGGGGCCGGGGGCCTCGCCGGGCAGTACGCGGAAGGGGTGGCCCTGGAGCGCCTCCTTGCGAGCCACTTCCCCGGGGCCCGGGCCCTCTGGCTCGGCCCCCTGCGCCCCGCCCTTGCCCCCTTCCTCCGGCCCCTGACCCAGGTCTCCGTGGCCGCGGGGAGCTTCGCCGAGGGGGAGGGCTTCCTCGCGCATCTGCCCGGACGGGCCCGGGGGCACGTGGCCCTGAGGCGGGAGGAGGTGGCGGCCCTGGCCCTCAAGGCCGACCTCCTCCTCTACGCTGGGGGGTGGCTTTCCCCGGAGTACCTGCAGCCCTTCCACGCCCTTCTGGCCCTGGTCCCCGTGGACCCCGCGGTCTACGGGCGGGTGCACGGGGTCTACCCCCCGGAGGACCTCCTGGCCTTCCGGGTGCGGGCGGTCCTGGAGGCCCTCGGCTACCCTCTCTGACCCCACTCTGCGCTGATGGAATCGACGTTCGGTGGCATTACCGGACCCTGGTTTGGGACGGGGCTGCCTCAAGCCCCTAGGAGTTGCTCCAAGCGTCTCTTTTGTAGATGGGCAAAGCGCTTCTGCCCGACCTCCTCATAAAGGCTTATGAGGTGCTCACGTGCCCCTATGTCCAAGGGGCTTTTCATGACGAGATCCTCCATGTACTGTAAGGCCCGGCCTGTCTCTTGCTCTACCAGGTATCTCAGTCGCCGCTCCCGCTGTGCCTCCAATATCATAGCCTCATCGACCAGGATGTCCTGGAGCTCCGGCAGCACAGGGAGGGAAAGTTCATGGAAATCCTCCAGCTCTTCTATCCGGGTGAGGTCTGTGTTTGCTGGGTAGGCGAGCGAGAGGAAGCCTCCTTTCCCTTCGATCACTCTCGCTCCTACCAGGCGATGGATGTGATACAGAGCGGTGGACAGACTCCCCAGGGGGTTATCCGCTTCAGGCCAAAGCCTTTCCGCCAGAGCTGCTCGGGGTTGCGGCTTCTCCCCTAGCACCAGCAGGACTAGGAGTGCAGCTGCCTTCCGTGTGGGGAAGTCCTTCAAGAGGTACCTTTTACCCGCGAAGACTATACGAAGAGTGCCCATTCCGTAGAGCTTCAAGGGGAATAGCCTGCGCAGTCGAGCCTCCTTGTTGGCGAGGGGAAGTACCTTCTTTGCTATGTCAGGATCAAAGCCGAGAGACCCAAACCCCTCCTGTTCCAGGAGAGGTAAGGCTTCGCTGAACCGACCCTGGAGCAGCAAGGAAGCAGTTAGTTCAAAAAGAGCTCCTTGGGCACGTGCCTCTGCCTCCAGAGCGTAAGGATCCACGCTGCCGAGCAAGGCCAGCTCTAAGTTCCGCCTGAGGCTGGGAGGCAGCTTTCGCAACTCCTGCTCGGCCTTCTCCCTATCCCCCTTGTAGCGGGCAAAGCGGGCGGAGAGGAGCGTGTATTCCTGTTCCAGCTCCCAGCTTCCCTCGAGGCTGTGAGCCTTTTCCAAAAGCGCTTGACCCTGCTCCAGCTCCCCTTGCAGTAAGTGCAGCCAGGCCCGGTTGAGCTGGAGGTAGCCCCGGGCTCGGGTTTCTCCCACCTCTTCACCTGCAAGAATCGTGGCCTTGGCCTTATCGAGGTTTCCTTGCAGCAGATAAACCTCCGCCAGGTTGCTCAGGATCAGGCCGGTAGGCCTGCCTCGTTCCGCGAGCAGCCGTAAGGCTTCCCGATACCGGGCTTCCGCCGCTCGAAGGCGGCCTTGGCTGTGGAGAGCAAGGGCCAGGAGGTGCAGGCTCTCGGCTTCCCCTTCGGAGTAGCCTAGAAGGCGAAAGGTACCCACCGCTTCGCTTAGGTAGCTCTGCGCTTCCTGCCAAGCCCCTTGGGATAGGTACACCCCCCCGAGGTTGTGGGCGGCCTTGCCCCGGACCAAGCTCCTCTTGTTGCTTAGACGGAAGGCTTCTTCCCAAGCTCCCCTGGCTCCCTCCGGTCCCTGAACCTGCAGTTGCACCAGCCCCAGTTCAAACCAAGCCTTGGCTCGGTAGGCCTCGGTCTCGGCCGCCCGCTGAAGCCAGATCTCGGCCAGGTCCAGATGCCCTTGTTGCCGCGCGGCTCTCCCGGTGAGGAGCAGGGAGGCTGGGTGCTCGCGAAGGGCTTCGGGCAGGGAGGCGAGGAGCCGCCGAAGGGATGGGAGATCCAAGGCCTCCTCCCGAGCAGCTGCTAGCACCAAGGCTTCTTCGGCAAGTCCCGAACCCAGTAGGAGTTCCAAGGCTGGCACCAGGGTCTGGGAATGGGCTTCTAGGAGGGCCGTGGCCAGCTGCCGGGCCTCCGCAGGTGGTAAGGAAGGCCAAAGAATAAGGCGCAGCAAACGGGGTACGGCTAGGCCGGGCCCGTGCCCTACCAGAAGCCCCCTGTCCCAGAGGAGGTGGACTTCTTCTTCAGTAAGGCCTAGCTTGGGCCAAAGCGCGGGGAGAAGAAGGGGTACCCGGGCTGCCTTGACCAGGGCGGGCCGAAACTCCTCGAGGATCTGCCCCAGGATGAGGGCCTGAGCTTGGGGATGGGTGTGCAGAGGATAAACCTTAAGGGTCCTGACCAACTCCAGGGCGAGGGGCCAGCCTTCTCCTTCCTCATAGGTCCGGGCTCGTAGGTCTTCTGGCAGGCCAGTGAGAAACCGGTGCCATGAAGCCTGGTCCAGGGTCAAGTCCGCTTCAGCGAAGAAGAGGGCACCTTCGCGAAGCAAGCGGGGTGCCTCCTTTAGTAGCTCTACCCGTCTATGGGGTAGCCAGAGGGCAGGTGGCTTCAGCTTCTTCAGGTCTGATCCTGAGGGCACACCCTTGCCTTGGGCCCAGGCTAGAAGTCCCCCCGCGTATCCCCATCCTACCGGAGCAACCACCCAGGCTGTCCCCCTTTCCGCCATCCGGTCTAGTTTGGCTAGGGCCGCTGGGGGTAAGGGCAGGTTTGATGTACTTTTGAGGTCCATGATCTATCGTATGACCGTAAGTGAGGCCAGTACCGACCGTGTCGGAGGAGGTGTGTGGATGCGGATTCGCAGCTTCTTGCCCTTGGTTTTAGCTGTGACCATAGGCCTTTTGTACGGCTGCGGCCAGCGCTTTGCCCAGCTGCCTTCTGACAGCGTTCCCACCCCTGATCAACCGTCTACGTCTGATCCTCCTCTGGTAGGCCCCCCCGGTCCGGGTACCCCCCTGACAGCGTGCCGAGCCCTTTACGACCAACCCCCTGCCCAGCCTGTGGTAGAGGAGGATCTGCCTTATGGGCAGGTTGCTACTCTTATTCTTTCCTTCGCCCAGGACGCAGTCAAGGCGAGGGCCATCAACTGGATGGAAACCCACCTTTCCCTTCGGCTTGGGCAAAACCTGGGGTCCTTTGAGAACCTCCCTATGGTGGCTGCACACCTTCCTGTGACCCGGGAGGTGGTAGAGGGCTTGGTGCAGGGCTTAGCCCCCTTGGGGCTACTTTCCATCTACGCTGACCGTCAACTGGAATATTTCCTCAAGGAGAGCAGCCCCTTCATTGGAGCTCCCCAGGCCCGGGAAGCCTTCGGGGTCACGGGAAAGGGGGTTGGCGTAGGGGTTCTTGACAGCGGCATAGACGGTCTTCACCAGGACTTCGACCCCCGGGTGAACCTTGGGCGGAACGTGAAACTCGTGGGTTCCGTTCTGGAAAGTCCTTTGGGCGGCGTCCTCTGGATGGACCTTCCCAACACTGACACCACCAGCGGGCATGGGACCCATGTGGCCTCCACTATCGCCGGCTTGGGCCGGGGGTCGTGTAAGGATTTATGTGTAAGGGTNGCCGGGCTTCCCTTAACCAGAACAAGTACATTGGTATTGCTCCAGAAGCTACTCTGGTGGGAGTGGGAGCTGGGGATGCTCTCTTCATTCTCTACGCCCTCCAGGGATTTGACTTCCTTCTGAGGCCGGAGATCCGGGAGCGTTACAACCTCCGGATCATCTCCAACTCGTGGGGATCGAGCGGACGTTTCGCTCCCTACCACCCTATTTCCCTGGCTACCAAGCGCGCCTACGATCTCGGGATCGTTGTCGTCTTCGCCGCTGGGAATAGCGGTCCGAACCCGGATACCCTTAACCCCTACTCCGCTTCCCCGTGCGCTATCTCTGTAGCCGCTGGCGACAAGAGCGGTAACCTTGCCAGATTTTCTAGCCGGGGCATTCCTGGAGATCCCTTTCACCATCCCGACATTACCGCTCCCGGGGTGAATATCGTTGCTGCTAGGGCCTCGACCTGTTCTCTCTGCGCCCTGGACACGAGAACGCCCACGGGGGATCCGCAGAATGCCCTGTTTTATACCACTATGAGCGGCACCTCCATGGCTACCCCTCACGTTTCTGGGACCATCGCCCTTATGTTGGAAGCCAACCCCGGGCTCACCCTTGAGGATATTCTGGCTATTTTCCAAGATACTGCCCGCAAGATGTACGACCAGGACGGAAGGGAGATGGACCTGTGGGAAGTGGGCTACGGGTATCTGGATGCTTATGCTGCTGTGCAGGAGGCTGTCCGGCGCAACCCCAGCCGGTTTGTCCTGGAAACCATTCCTCTTGAAACCTGGACGGGCACGGTGCAGCCAGCTGTATGCCTTATCGACTGCGTTGTGAATGCCCGTCACGAAAAGGAGATTCAGGTCCCTTCTGGGCTCAGCGCCTTACGGGTCCGCGTAAGTTGGGGTAATCCCCTCTACGATCTAGATCTATACGTCTACGACCCCGACGGGAATCTAGCTGCCTCTTCCACCCAGGGCGTGTCTGTGAGCGAAGAGGTAGCCGTGCCTAACCCTAGGCCGGGGACCTGGAAAGCAGAGGTGCGGGGTTACCTTAACCTGACCACCACCTACCAAGGGCAGGCGGAGGGCGAACGCCTTAACCGTCGCCCATAGGAGAAGTGGGGTAGCGGAACCATGGAGCGAAGCTGGCTGGTTGGGCTGTTGGGTCTTGCTTTAGGGATCCTGGGCCTCGGGGGTTGCGGGGGCACGGGCTCTTTTCCCCAGGGCCCGGAGTCTAGGCTTTCCCCGCCGGGAAACCTTCCAGCCCGGGGCGCAGCCTATCAATCGGTTACTGTCCCTTCCTTCGATGGCACTTCCATAGCGTTTACCCTGTTCCAGCCTTCCCTTCAGGCTGGGGAGAAGGCTCCCCTTATCCTTCACGGGCATGGCTTCGGCGGGCACCGTATCCGCTCGCCTCAGGATACCTCTACCGATCACCCTGTCATCGGCGAAGTGGTTTTACGGGCTTGGAGATCCGGGTATTATGTTATCAGTTTTGACCAGCGGGGTTTCGGAGACTCCGGGGGCTATGTCCGGGTCATGGATCCGGACGTGGAGGTGCGGGATGTCCAGGCCTTGCTGGATTGGGCCCAGGCTAACTTGCGCCTGGCCTACCGAGGGGACAGGCCCCTAATAGGCACCTTCGGTGCTAGTTACGGAGGAGGGTTCCAGCTCCTAACAGCTGCCCGTGACCCCCGCATCGTGGCCATGGTGCCCATGGTTACCTGGTACGACCTGCCTTACAGCCTGGCGCCGGGGAATGTGGTGAAGACCGCTTGGAGTTCTTTGCTCCTTCTTGGCGGTACCCTAGGCAGCGGGGGGCGTATGGATCCCTACCTGTATGAGAACTACATCCGTGGACTCCTCAGCGGCGGCTTGGCTCCAGAGGCCCGGGCCTTTTTTCACTACCGCTCCCTGGCGTACTTTTGCGAGCACGGGGGGCCTTACCCTACAGACGCCTTGGTTATCCAGGGCATGCGGGATACGCTGTTCAACCTCAACGAGGGCTCCTGGATAGCCCATTGCCTGGCCCAAAAAGGCGGGGATGTGCGCCTTCTAACCGTTCAAGGGGGGCATGTTTTGCCCTACCTTCAGGCACCTGCTGGCGGAGTGAATTGCGGTCCTGTTGGCCAAGAAGATCCTGCCGAAATAGTTTTGGCCTGGTTCGACGAGAAGCTCAAGGGAAAAGCAGGAAGGGCTGCCGGGATTCCCCGCTTGTGTTTGTCCCTAGACCACGAAGAAGCCCTTATCGCAGAGCGTTTGGAGGTCCCACGGGGGGGCGTGGAGCACGAGGTTCCTCCAACTTGGCTCCTGCCTCTCCAGGGGCTTTCCGGGCTGGGCGATGCCGCTTTAAGGCTTTTGGAAAGCCTATTGCGCCCGGTTTCCTCTCCTCTCCTCCCTTACTTGAACCCTGCCCTTGGGTTGCTGGAACGGGGGATAAGTAGCTTTA
Coding sequences within it:
- a CDS encoding S8 family peptidase gives rise to the protein MGVGAGDALFILYALQGFDFLLRPEIRERYNLRIISNSWGSSGRFAPYHPISLATKRAYDLGIVVVFAAGNSGPNPDTLNPYSASPCAISVAAGDKSGNLARFSSRGIPGDPFHHPDITAPGVNIVAARASTCSLCALDTRTPTGDPQNALFYTTMSGTSMATPHVSGTIALMLEANPGLTLEDILAIFQDTARKMYDQDGREMDLWEVGYGYLDAYAAVQEAVRRNPSRFVLETIPLETWTGTVQPAVCLIDCVVNARHEKEIQVPSGLSALRVRVSWGNPLYDLDLYVYDPDGNLAASSTQGVSVSEEVAVPNPRPGTWKAEVRGYLNLTTTYQGQAEGERLNRRP
- a CDS encoding tetratricopeptide repeat protein; translated protein: MELLLGSGLAEEALVLAAAREEALDLPSLRRLLASLPEALREHPASLLLTGRAARQQGHLDLAEIWLQRAAETEAYRAKAWFELGLVQLQVQGPEGARGAWEEAFRLSNKRSLVRGKAAHNLGGVYLSQGAWQEAQSYLSEAVGTFRLLGYSEGEAESLHLLALALHSQGRLRAAEARYREALRLLAERGRPTGLILSNLAEVYLLQGNLDKAKATILAGEEVGETRARGYLQLNRAWLHLLQGELEQGQALLEKAHSLEGSWELEQEYTLLSARFARYKGDREKAEQELRKLPPSLRRNLELALLGSVDPYALEAEARAQGALFELTASLLLQGRFSEALPLLEQEGFGSLGFDPDIAKKVLPLANKEARLRRLFPLKLYGMGTLRIVFAGKRYLLKDFPTRKAAALLVLLVLGEKPQPRAALAERLWPEADNPLGSLSTALYHIHRLVGARVIEGKGGFLSLAYPANTDLTRIEELEDFHELSLPVLPELQDILVDEAMILEAQRERRLRYLVEQETGRALQYMEDLVMKSPLDIGAREHLISLYEEVGQKRFAHLQKRRLEQLLGA
- a CDS encoding S8 family serine peptidase codes for the protein MVAAHLPVTREVVEGLVQGLAPLGLLSIYADRQLEYFLKESSPFIGAPQAREAFGVTGKGVGVGVLDSGIDGLHQDFDPRVNLGRNVKLVGSVLESPLGGVLWMDLPNTDTTSGHGTHVASTIAGLGRGSCKDLCVRVAGLPLTRTSTLVLLQKLLWWEWELGMLSSFSTPSRDLTSF